From the genome of Scytonema hofmannii PCC 7110, one region includes:
- a CDS encoding amidohydrolase gives MFFVFSSQIVIAWSNSNSDAQGTRSVELIVGGDFVVTMNDAQPVIKNGAVAIKDGKIIAVDKKDQILASYKADRTLPGEGMVLMPGLVNGHSHSAMVLFRGLADDLALEDWLLNYIFPAEAKFVDENFIRIGEQLACWEMIRGGTTTFVDMYFKPDVASEVVDECGLRAIIAPSSIDFPSPNFQGWDDAFAAAVDFVKRWKGKNPRIIPAIAPHAPYTVSPEHLTQAIEAARQYDVPLTIHLAETKTEVEDVQQRYNATPVQHLENLGFLEPRVFAAHVVWPNESEIALMAKRGIGVIHNPDSNLKLASGFAPIPAMLKAGIKVGLGTDGASSNNDLDMWEAIRLTAFIHKGTTLDPTAVPAKTVLRMATLGGAEALGLADKIGAIKVGLQADLIQVQLSEPHLTPIYDAISHLVYTADAQDVDTVIVDGKVLMHKREMLTLNPDRIRLEATSIAERIDAELRPN, from the coding sequence TTGTTTTTTGTTTTTTCCAGTCAGATAGTCATCGCGTGGAGCAATAGTAATTCAGATGCTCAAGGAACGCGGAGTGTAGAATTGATTGTCGGTGGTGATTTCGTCGTTACTATGAACGATGCACAACCCGTTATCAAGAATGGTGCAGTTGCTATCAAGGACGGCAAAATTATTGCGGTAGACAAAAAAGATCAAATCCTGGCATCATATAAAGCTGACAGGACGCTTCCAGGCGAAGGCATGGTGTTGATGCCCGGTCTTGTCAACGGTCACTCTCATTCAGCAATGGTGCTGTTTCGCGGTCTGGCGGACGACTTAGCGTTGGAAGATTGGCTCTTGAATTATATCTTCCCTGCGGAAGCAAAGTTCGTTGACGAAAATTTTATTCGCATTGGCGAACAACTAGCTTGTTGGGAGATGATACGGGGAGGAACAACGACTTTTGTTGATATGTACTTTAAGCCAGATGTTGCTAGTGAAGTGGTGGATGAATGCGGCTTGCGTGCCATTATTGCACCATCGTCAATAGATTTCCCCAGCCCTAATTTTCAAGGGTGGGATGATGCGTTTGCCGCAGCTGTAGATTTTGTAAAACGCTGGAAGGGCAAGAACCCACGTATTATACCAGCCATTGCTCCACATGCTCCTTACACTGTCTCGCCAGAGCATCTAACACAAGCTATTGAGGCTGCACGTCAATACGATGTCCCCCTGACAATTCACTTAGCAGAGACAAAAACCGAAGTAGAAGATGTTCAACAGCGCTATAACGCGACCCCAGTGCAACACTTGGAAAATCTCGGCTTCTTGGAGCCGCGTGTCTTCGCCGCCCATGTCGTATGGCCTAACGAAAGCGAAATTGCCTTAATGGCGAAACGCGGTATTGGTGTTATCCACAATCCTGACTCGAATTTAAAACTAGCTTCTGGCTTTGCTCCGATTCCAGCGATGTTGAAAGCGGGCATTAAAGTTGGTCTGGGTACGGATGGAGCTTCCTCGAACAACGATCTTGATATGTGGGAGGCAATCCGCCTCACTGCTTTCATTCATAAAGGGACAACTCTCGATCCCACTGCTGTACCTGCTAAGACTGTTTTGCGTATGGCAACACTTGGTGGTGCAGAAGCACTCGGCTTAGCAGATAAAATTGGTGCGATTAAGGTGGGACTTCAAGCAGATCTGATTCAAGTTCAACTTAGCGAACCACATCTAACCCCAATTTACGATGCAATCTCCCATCTGGTTTACACAGCAGATGCCCAAGATGTTGATACTGTCATTGTGGATGGGAAAGTTCTCATGCACAAACGTGAAATGCTTACCCTAAATCCGGATCGGATTCGCCTTGAAGCGACTTCCATTGCCGAGAGGATCGACGCTGAGTTACGACCCAATTAA
- a CDS encoding vWA domain-containing protein — protein sequence MNHPHRTLALFGIAVLLGNLVACSQPETTMSTKLAPAENQSVKAPASNKQSPTQQLQRAALPKLSAPRPLAASPMANMGTPLLSQTSSIQQGDREGSLNREGYKHNEDNQFQNVSVNPLSTFSIDVDAASYSNIRRFINQGQLPPSDAVRLEEMINYFSYDYSQPDGDKPFSVTTEVSNAPWNPKHKLVQIGLQSQRISTENLPANNLVFLLDVSGSMEDPNKLPLLKSALRLLVNELRDSDKVAIVVYAGNAGLVLPPTPGSQKDKIFDAIEQLAAGGSTAGGEGIQLAYKIARENFLKSGNNRIILATDGDFNVGVTSDEELVRLIEKEREQGIFLTVLGFGTGNLQDAKMEQLADKGNGNYSYIDNLLEAKKVLVKEMGATLLTIAKDVKIQVEFNPAKVQGYRLIGYENRLLADRDFNDDKKDAGELGAGHSVTALYEIIPTGVKNDVPLPKVDTLKYQQKSLSSHDEIMQVKVRYKQPQESTSQLLTYPVVDRGVKLSETTTNFKFASAVAEFGMVLRNSPDKGTATLDGVLQLARQSQGPDLDGYRAEFIRLVEKSKVLK from the coding sequence ATGAATCACCCGCACCGGACACTTGCTCTTTTTGGAATTGCTGTTTTGCTGGGGAATCTGGTTGCTTGCAGTCAACCTGAAACTACCATGAGTACAAAATTAGCACCAGCAGAAAATCAATCAGTAAAAGCACCAGCATCTAACAAGCAATCTCCAACGCAGCAACTACAACGTGCAGCACTACCAAAACTTTCGGCACCTCGCCCCCTAGCGGCATCTCCCATGGCAAATATGGGAACACCGTTATTGAGTCAAACGTCATCAATTCAGCAGGGCGATCGCGAGGGAAGTCTCAATCGTGAGGGATATAAACACAATGAAGACAATCAGTTTCAGAATGTCAGTGTCAATCCCCTTTCCACTTTCTCGATTGATGTAGATGCCGCCTCATATAGTAATATCCGGCGTTTCATCAACCAAGGTCAACTGCCACCATCCGATGCAGTCCGTCTTGAAGAAATGATTAACTACTTTTCTTATGATTACTCCCAACCTGACGGCGACAAACCCTTTTCCGTGACAACAGAGGTTTCAAATGCACCTTGGAATCCCAAACATAAACTCGTCCAAATTGGTTTGCAATCTCAACGGATTTCTACAGAAAATTTACCTGCTAACAATCTTGTTTTTTTGTTAGATGTTTCTGGTTCCATGGAAGACCCCAACAAATTACCACTGCTGAAATCAGCATTGCGTTTGTTAGTGAATGAGCTACGAGATTCCGATAAAGTCGCAATAGTTGTCTACGCTGGAAATGCGGGTTTAGTCTTACCACCCACCCCAGGTTCTCAAAAAGATAAAATATTTGATGCCATAGAACAATTAGCAGCTGGTGGTTCAACAGCAGGTGGAGAAGGGATTCAACTTGCTTATAAAATTGCTAGGGAGAATTTTCTCAAGTCGGGGAACAATCGCATTATTTTAGCAACAGACGGCGATTTTAATGTTGGTGTAACTAGTGATGAGGAATTGGTGCGTCTGATTGAGAAGGAGCGAGAACAGGGTATTTTCTTAACTGTACTTGGATTTGGTACGGGCAACTTACAAGATGCCAAAATGGAGCAACTCGCTGATAAAGGAAACGGTAATTACTCTTATATCGATAATTTACTTGAGGCGAAGAAAGTTCTTGTTAAAGAAATGGGAGCAACACTTTTGACAATTGCCAAAGATGTCAAAATCCAAGTGGAGTTTAATCCAGCCAAAGTCCAAGGCTATCGTCTGATTGGCTACGAAAATCGACTTTTGGCAGATCGGGACTTTAATGACGATAAAAAAGATGCAGGTGAGTTGGGTGCAGGACATTCTGTTACAGCACTTTATGAAATTATTCCCACTGGAGTAAAAAATGATGTACCGCTACCAAAAGTAGATACGTTAAAATATCAACAAAAAAGTTTGTCAAGTCATGACGAAATCATGCAGGTGAAGGTACGCTACAAACAACCCCAAGAGTCCACTTCTCAACTACTGACTTATCCTGTTGTTGACCGAGGTGTTAAGTTGAGTGAAACAACAACAAATTTTAAATTTGCCTCGGCTGTTGCAGAATTTGGCATGGTTTTGCGAAATTCACCGGATAAAGGAACTGCCACTTTGGATGGTGTTTTGCAACTAGCGCGTCAGTCTCAAGGACCTGATTTGGATGGTTATCGGGCTGAATTTATCCGCTTGGTTGAAAAAAGTAAAGTTTTGAAATAA
- a CDS encoding substrate-binding domain-containing protein has protein sequence MWQKEKKDSSTISFSLLLALILTPVTTLFVSDFARAQSSPKATSSPLPETVNGLKVRIDGSDRMLAINQTLKRGFENQFSDTEVEVAASGSETALKALQDGSIDIAAIGRGLKPDEKAQGLELVRLRREKIAIVVGKDNPFKGSLTIKQFARIVRGRMTNWSRLGRTQGKIRFIDRPESSEMWQAIRGYSVFKSRNFTKSSNAIQIAEENTSELVKQLGKDGISYVKADRVSQLQGVRVVPIHGTLPKDPKYPFSLPLVYVYKKNPSSPASRFLAFAKTPQGKQAIENARDSETVTVAQSLAGTVIKNTSLSNRTSVTTNPTISPSSEATPSPPSTNTVIPTKTSGELVSPSHRAFAPPPDRRENNQAIASLFWLMVPLSLGGLILWRSYKRRSHKDEDFQTAAILSPNSFQEQGNNGTASQLRENTANPKSRNGKVSHNTPFTLLSKLTGNLVSVNGGAALAGGAIATGTELQSRELDTVNSVVQPQVKQGKALYPPLPDIWDELAADDRELLTQGATSSTSVQPQDSQEITTDVETSTEVVNDADANVSDSIKPEPGTTNNDLPDYDKALDLDWEAPVAIVTPVYPKFPDIAAMGSGLPQEGTTDPDLCPELLDDSVTSDQ, from the coding sequence ATGTGGCAAAAAGAAAAAAAAGATAGTTCGACAATCAGTTTCTCTTTACTGCTGGCATTAATACTTACCCCAGTAACAACTCTTTTCGTGTCGGACTTTGCACGGGCGCAATCTTCTCCTAAGGCAACATCATCCCCCCTTCCAGAAACTGTGAATGGTCTTAAGGTGCGGATTGATGGTTCGGATAGAATGTTAGCAATTAATCAAACATTGAAACGAGGTTTTGAAAACCAGTTTTCTGATACAGAAGTTGAAGTTGCTGCTAGTGGATCTGAGACTGCGCTCAAAGCACTGCAAGATGGAAGTATTGATATAGCAGCAATTGGACGTGGGTTGAAACCAGATGAAAAAGCCCAAGGTTTGGAATTAGTTCGCTTGCGACGCGAAAAAATTGCCATTGTGGTAGGTAAAGATAATCCCTTCAAGGGTAGTCTAACAATTAAGCAATTTGCCAGAATTGTTCGAGGAAGAATGACAAACTGGTCGCGGTTGGGACGCACTCAAGGTAAGATTCGTTTTATCGATCGCCCTGAATCAAGCGAGATGTGGCAAGCAATTCGCGGATACTCTGTCTTTAAATCAAGGAACTTTACCAAGAGTTCCAATGCAATCCAGATAGCTGAAGAAAACACCTCAGAACTGGTGAAGCAATTAGGTAAAGATGGTATTAGTTATGTCAAGGCAGATCGGGTATCGCAACTGCAAGGTGTACGAGTTGTGCCAATACATGGGACTTTGCCAAAAGACCCCAAGTATCCTTTTTCACTGCCCTTAGTATACGTTTACAAGAAAAACCCTAGCTCACCTGCGAGCCGTTTTCTAGCTTTTGCCAAAACGCCTCAAGGAAAGCAAGCTATAGAAAATGCTAGGGACAGTGAAACCGTGACTGTTGCTCAAAGCCTAGCTGGGACGGTTATCAAAAACACAAGTCTCTCAAACCGAACTTCAGTCACAACTAACCCTACTATTTCACCAAGCTCTGAGGCGACGCCTAGCCCACCATCCACGAATACTGTCATTCCAACGAAGACTTCTGGAGAATTGGTTTCTCCCAGCCATCGAGCGTTTGCACCTCCTCCCGATCGTCGTGAAAATAATCAAGCAATAGCATCTCTGTTTTGGTTAATGGTACCTCTAAGTTTAGGTGGTTTGATTTTATGGCGTTCCTATAAAAGACGATCGCACAAAGATGAGGATTTCCAAACAGCAGCAATATTGTCTCCCAATTCATTCCAAGAACAAGGGAACAATGGGACAGCATCTCAGTTGAGAGAAAATACTGCAAACCCAAAATCTCGTAATGGAAAAGTTTCTCACAACACGCCGTTTACACTCTTATCCAAATTGACAGGGAATCTTGTGAGTGTTAATGGAGGTGCTGCTTTGGCTGGAGGTGCGATCGCAACTGGTACAGAGCTACAGTCCAGAGAGTTAGATACAGTGAATAGTGTTGTGCAACCGCAGGTGAAACAAGGTAAAGCTTTGTACCCTCCTTTGCCAGATATCTGGGATGAACTGGCGGCTGACGATCGGGAATTATTAACTCAAGGTGCAACTTCATCTACATCCGTTCAGCCACAAGATTCGCAAGAAATCACAACAGATGTGGAAACATCAACAGAGGTTGTTAACGATGCAGATGCTAATGTTTCCGATAGCATCAAACCCGAGCCAGGAACTACAAACAATGATTTGCCAGACTATGACAAAGCATTAGATTTAGATTGGGAAGCACCAGTAGCAATTGTCACTCCTGTGTATCCTAAATTCCCAGATATTGCTGCAATGGGGTCGGGTTTGCCACAAGAGGGAACTACAGACCCAGATTTGTGTCCCGAATTGCTGGATGATTCAGTGACCAGTGACCAGTGA
- a CDS encoding serine/threonine-protein kinase, whose amino-acid sequence MNEIPSHLINSHTNQFPDFSQQGYLIEQELGHNLNCGRVTYKAICLQTQQRVVIKQFQFAKVGSSWSGYEALQQEIALLQQLQHPRIPKYLATFETDCGFCLVQEYKDARSLAEPRHFTLESIQLIAIAVLEVLVYLQQQVPPIIHRDIKPENILVDEHLNVYLVDFGLARIGSEDLSASSTVKGTLGFMPPEVLFGRSLTLASDLYSLGVTLVCLLTQTKSTQVGNLIDNTFHVNLNSLLPQVDSRLVCWLEKMVAPSPQDRFPNANAALCLLKSINSIGTVRTDVGFKTAKVALQSLCLLSAIAILSCNYKAAIEPVTIHPEIINIPTIENPNDIRQLRESKHCINCNLRGADLRGMDLRSTELRNADLRGADLRGADLRGAYLVGADLTAARLEGAHLASADLTDAIMPNGLMWEIGEDVRQSGF is encoded by the coding sequence ATGAACGAAATCCCCAGTCACTTGATAAACTCTCATACCAACCAATTTCCTGATTTCTCTCAACAGGGTTATTTAATAGAACAAGAGTTAGGACACAATCTTAACTGTGGACGAGTTACTTACAAAGCTATCTGTCTCCAAACTCAGCAAAGAGTTGTTATTAAGCAATTTCAGTTTGCTAAAGTGGGATCGAGTTGGTCGGGATATGAAGCTTTGCAACAGGAAATTGCTCTATTACAGCAACTGCAACACCCCAGAATTCCCAAGTATCTAGCAACATTTGAAACCGATTGTGGTTTTTGCTTGGTACAAGAATATAAAGATGCTCGTTCCTTGGCAGAACCACGGCATTTTACACTGGAGAGCATTCAACTCATTGCGATCGCTGTTCTTGAGGTGTTAGTCTACTTGCAGCAACAAGTCCCTCCAATTATTCATCGCGATATCAAACCGGAAAACATCTTAGTAGATGAGCATCTCAATGTTTATTTAGTTGATTTTGGGTTAGCCAGAATTGGAAGTGAAGACCTATCTGCTAGCAGTACTGTCAAAGGTACGTTAGGATTTATGCCACCAGAGGTGCTTTTTGGTCGGTCGCTGACTTTGGCTTCTGACTTATACAGCCTTGGAGTCACTCTTGTCTGCTTGCTAACACAGACAAAATCAACTCAAGTTGGTAACTTAATTGATAATACTTTTCACGTTAATCTGAACTCGCTTCTTCCGCAAGTTGATTCACGGTTAGTCTGTTGGTTGGAAAAGATGGTTGCACCATCACCACAGGATCGCTTCCCCAATGCTAACGCGGCTTTGTGTCTTCTCAAATCCATCAATTCTATTGGCACTGTACGCACCGATGTGGGGTTCAAAACAGCTAAAGTCGCTTTGCAAAGCTTATGTTTATTGAGTGCGATCGCAATCCTGTCTTGCAATTATAAAGCTGCTATAGAACCTGTCACAATCCACCCAGAAATCATTAATATCCCTACTATTGAAAATCCAAATGATATAAGACAGTTACGGGAATCAAAACACTGTATAAACTGTAACCTTAGAGGAGCAGATTTACGAGGAATGGATTTAAGAAGTACTGAACTTAGGAATGCAGATTTGAGGGGTGCAGACTTAAGGGGTGCAGATTTGAGAGGCGCTTATCTAGTGGGTGCAGATTTAACTGCTGCTAGACTTGAGGGCGCTCATTTGGCAAGTGCCGATCTTACAGATGCAATTATGCCAAATGGGTTGATGTGGGAAATAGGGGAGGATGTACGGCAATCTGGATTTTAA
- the mgtE gene encoding magnesium transporter has product MLTWEGRAELSNIADLNQLKVELNRLPAVDVGDYIVEQPIEKRAIAFRLLNKDQAIAVFEYLPSEVQEELIEALHATQVCQIVEAMSPDDRVELFDELPAKVVKRLLQQLSPEERQVTATILGYPEGTAGRVMTTKYVRLQQGLTIGEALNKIRRYDEDKETIYYAYVTDENRKLVRVVSLRQLLFTIPEAYVRDVASDRVVKVKTETPQEEVAQIMKRYDLIALPVVDREDKLVGIVTIDDVVDILEEEATEDIQKLAGVSGGDEAALSPPQVTLRKRFPWLLANIGLYVGAASAIAPFQQVISVVPVLAVIMPILSNTSGNVAIQALSVTVRGLGVGEVTPKDTFKILRKEILAGLGTSVGLGLSLGILSLIWSPPQERWVAIVAALVMAVNVFVAASMGTVLPMGLKRLKLDPALISGPLLTTLLDAVGFLTFLTLISVALKIFR; this is encoded by the coding sequence ATGCTCACCTGGGAAGGACGTGCTGAACTGTCAAACATTGCTGACTTAAACCAGCTAAAAGTTGAACTCAATCGTTTACCAGCTGTTGATGTAGGAGACTACATAGTCGAACAGCCCATCGAAAAAAGAGCGATCGCATTCCGCTTGCTCAACAAAGATCAAGCGATCGCAGTGTTTGAATACTTACCCTCAGAAGTCCAAGAAGAACTGATTGAAGCACTTCACGCCACGCAAGTCTGTCAAATTGTGGAAGCAATGAGTCCGGACGATCGCGTAGAGTTGTTTGATGAGTTACCCGCAAAAGTTGTCAAGCGTCTGTTGCAACAACTCAGCCCGGAAGAAAGGCAAGTAACAGCAACAATTCTCGGCTATCCTGAAGGAACAGCTGGGCGCGTCATGACAACCAAATATGTCCGCTTGCAGCAAGGCTTAACAATCGGAGAAGCGTTAAACAAAATTCGCCGTTACGATGAAGATAAAGAGACAATTTACTACGCCTACGTCACAGACGAAAACCGCAAGCTTGTGCGAGTCGTCTCCCTGCGTCAGTTGTTGTTTACCATTCCTGAAGCTTATGTCAGAGATGTAGCCAGCGATCGCGTCGTCAAAGTCAAAACAGAAACCCCCCAAGAAGAAGTCGCTCAGATCATGAAGCGCTATGACTTGATAGCACTTCCTGTCGTGGATCGCGAAGATAAACTTGTGGGGATCGTCACAATTGACGACGTAGTAGACATTTTAGAAGAAGAAGCCACAGAAGATATTCAAAAACTTGCAGGCGTAAGTGGTGGTGATGAAGCCGCCCTGTCACCCCCCCAAGTCACCCTCCGCAAGCGTTTTCCCTGGCTATTGGCTAATATTGGCTTGTATGTGGGAGCCGCGAGTGCGATCGCGCCATTTCAGCAAGTCATTTCCGTAGTACCAGTTTTAGCTGTTATCATGCCAATTCTATCCAACACCAGTGGTAACGTTGCCATTCAAGCCCTATCCGTAACAGTACGGGGGTTAGGAGTAGGAGAAGTTACACCCAAAGATACTTTCAAAATTCTTCGTAAAGAAATTCTAGCAGGATTGGGGACATCTGTGGGGTTAGGATTATCCTTGGGTATATTATCGTTGATTTGGTCGCCACCTCAAGAGAGATGGGTCGCAATTGTTGCAGCTTTAGTAATGGCAGTTAACGTATTTGTTGCAGCTAGTATGGGTACAGTGTTGCCAATGGGTCTTAAAAGGTTAAAATTAGACCCTGCGTTGATTAGCGGACCGTTGTTAACTACATTATTGGATGCAGTCGGATTTCTCACTTTCCTGACGCTGATTTCAGTGGCTTTGAAAATTTTTCGTTGA
- a CDS encoding DUF433 domain-containing protein: MKFSRITVNSNQMGGVPCIRGLRIPVATVVGMLAEGMGDEKILQAFPDLELEDIREALRYAAVVVAERELPLLVANS, from the coding sequence ATGAAATTTTCACGCATAACAGTGAATTCAAATCAAATGGGTGGTGTCCCTTGTATTAGAGGGTTACGAATTCCAGTCGCTACTGTAGTTGGAATGTTGGCGGAAGGAATGGGAGATGAGAAGATTTTACAAGCATTCCCAGATTTGGAACTCGAAGATATTAGAGAGGCTTTACGGTATGCTGCTGTAGTAGTTGCAGAACGTGAATTACCACTACTAGTAGCTAATTCATGA
- a CDS encoding Fic family protein produces MESFEPGFIEHQPISQNLLRTIRLIGEYKGKQELFKEQSPQVLETLRQASIIQSTESSNRIEGITVPLERIKELVAEKTTPRDRSEQEIAGYRDVLNTIHSSYAHIPFTPGVVLQLHRDLYQFTVGEGGRWKSVDNVISATYPDGTKIVRFEPVKAVATPLAMASLHERFNTLWQSEEIEPLLLIPTYVLDFLCIHPFSDGNGRMARLLTLLLLYKAGYEAGRFISLERIVERTKESYYDTLYQSSQSWHTGKHNLSPWWEYFLGVVVLSAYREFEERVGLVSSAKGAKTAMVLGAVNNIPGDFSIKDLQERCPTVGIDLIRRILRQERNAGRMECLGRGPDARWRKK; encoded by the coding sequence ATGGAATCGTTTGAACCAGGTTTTATTGAGCACCAACCAATTTCTCAAAATTTACTGCGTACCATCCGGCTGATTGGAGAGTACAAAGGTAAGCAGGAATTGTTTAAAGAACAGTCACCTCAAGTTCTTGAAACCCTGCGCCAAGCTTCAATTATTCAGAGTACCGAGTCTTCTAACCGGATAGAAGGTATTACAGTACCTCTAGAACGAATTAAGGAACTAGTCGCTGAAAAAACAACACCTCGCGATCGCTCCGAACAAGAAATTGCTGGCTATCGAGACGTGCTCAATACAATTCATAGTAGCTATGCTCACATTCCCTTCACTCCTGGGGTAGTGTTACAGCTCCATCGCGACCTTTACCAGTTTACTGTTGGTGAAGGTGGACGGTGGAAGTCAGTAGATAACGTTATTAGCGCAACTTACCCAGATGGTACAAAAATTGTTAGATTTGAGCCAGTGAAAGCTGTTGCAACACCATTAGCGATGGCAAGCTTACATGAAAGGTTTAATACTCTTTGGCAATCTGAAGAGATCGAGCCATTATTGCTGATTCCAACTTACGTATTAGATTTTTTGTGCATTCATCCTTTTAGTGACGGTAATGGAAGGATGGCTCGCCTGCTGACGCTACTGCTTCTGTACAAAGCAGGTTACGAAGCCGGTCGGTTTATCAGTTTGGAACGAATTGTAGAACGTACAAAGGAAAGCTACTACGACACGCTTTACCAATCCTCACAAAGTTGGCATACAGGAAAGCACAACTTATCACCTTGGTGGGAATATTTTCTGGGAGTCGTAGTGTTGTCAGCATATCGAGAGTTCGAGGAACGGGTTGGATTGGTAAGTTCTGCAAAAGGTGCCAAAACCGCAATGGTGCTAGGTGCTGTTAACAATATACCCGGAGATTTTTCTATCAAGGATTTACAAGAAAGATGTCCTACGGTAGGGATCGATTTGATTCGCCGTATTCTCCGCCAAGAGAGAAATGCTGGACGAATGGAATGTTTGGGGCGAGGTCCAGATGCTCGCTGGCGCAAGAAATAG
- a CDS encoding WD40 repeat domain-containing protein, whose translation MAVLSLVGAQGIAPLQLSAPLQLSAPLQLSAPLQLSAPLQLSRIATHPINASSASIAQNPVASLQEKNSQLIRTFVGHTAPVRAIAIARDGLTLASGGDDRTVKLWSFQTGQLLSSLSGHSTGVESIAISPDGQTVVSGGIDGTVKLWDLKKGQLLRTLTGHKSGVKAVVITPDGRTLASGSANTIKVWDMTNGKLLHTLKPGAFALTVSRDGETLLTGHDDGKITLWNLSTGKLLRSFVPPQKSSGVTSVAIAPDGQTLVNSSGDDSFPSLPQTDGKNIKVWNLQTGKLLHNYSAHLGSVESVAIAPNGLVFASGGQARRVQLWSLKTGKLLRTFEGHGGNVYAVAFSPNGQMLVSGSGDKTIKVWRLLPSPSPRVPVKPFDSVGMTVSESNVFCF comes from the coding sequence ATGGCAGTGCTATCTCTAGTAGGGGCGCAAGGCATTGCGCCCCTACAACTTTCCGCGCCCCTACAACTTTCCGCGCCCCTACAACTTTCCGCGCCCCTACAACTTTCCGCGCCCCTACAACTTTCGCGTATTGCGACTCATCCTATCAATGCTAGTTCTGCCTCAATTGCTCAAAACCCTGTCGCCTCACTTCAAGAAAAAAACAGTCAATTGATTCGCACTTTTGTTGGACATACAGCTCCTGTTCGCGCTATTGCGATCGCTCGGGATGGTCTAACTCTTGCTAGTGGTGGTGATGATAGGACGGTTAAGCTGTGGAGTTTTCAAACAGGACAGTTACTGAGTTCTTTGTCCGGTCATTCAACGGGAGTAGAGTCTATTGCTATCAGTCCAGATGGACAAACTGTTGTAAGTGGTGGTATTGATGGAACAGTTAAGCTGTGGGATTTGAAAAAAGGACAGTTGTTACGCACTTTGACCGGACATAAAAGTGGAGTTAAAGCAGTTGTTATAACTCCAGATGGACGAACTCTTGCTAGTGGAAGTGCAAATACAATTAAGGTGTGGGATATGACAAATGGAAAGTTGCTACACACTTTGAAACCAGGGGCTTTTGCTCTTACCGTTAGTCGCGATGGTGAAACTTTGTTGACAGGTCATGATGATGGCAAAATTACATTATGGAACTTAAGTACGGGTAAACTGTTACGTAGTTTTGTTCCTCCTCAAAAATCATCTGGAGTAACTTCAGTTGCGATCGCACCTGATGGACAAACTCTAGTTAATAGCAGTGGCGATGATAGTTTCCCATCGCTACCACAGACAGATGGCAAAAATATCAAAGTGTGGAACTTGCAAACGGGAAAATTACTGCACAATTATTCAGCCCATCTTGGTAGTGTAGAAAGTGTTGCGATCGCTCCTAATGGGTTGGTTTTTGCCAGTGGGGGTCAAGCACGGAGAGTGCAACTGTGGAGTTTGAAGACAGGGAAGCTACTTCGTACTTTTGAAGGTCATGGAGGGAACGTTTATGCTGTTGCTTTTAGTCCCAACGGGCAAATGTTGGTGAGTGGTAGCGGTGATAAGACAATTAAAGTTTGGCGGTTGTTACCGTCTCCTTCACCTCGCGTTCCGGTGAAGCCTTTCGATTCTGTTGGTATGACCGTTTCCGAAAGTAACGTTTTTTGCTTTTAA
- a CDS encoding nucleotidyltransferase family protein yields the protein MNTTDRLQSLLTDSPVGTVLPAIAQTNLPNWWLAGGAVRNTVWRKLFGEDCQLVIKDFDIAFFDAEGDRSQELAAKAILTEQFPNYLFDVKNQASFGRWRPGNKTYDSTEDGITNWLHTATTVGVRIDRDGQWQFFTPYGLDDLFNGTIQPTIAHLHNPDAERKASEFLQKCPCLLRYNAIR from the coding sequence ATGAATACTACCGATCGCCTTCAATCGCTCTTAACTGATTCCCCTGTTGGCACTGTGCTACCTGCGATCGCTCAAACTAACCTTCCTAATTGGTGGCTGGCTGGCGGTGCAGTGCGAAATACTGTATGGAGAAAGCTGTTTGGGGAAGACTGTCAGTTGGTTATCAAAGATTTTGATATTGCCTTTTTTGATGCGGAGGGCGATCGCTCTCAAGAACTAGCCGCCAAAGCAATCCTGACGGAACAATTTCCCAATTACCTATTTGATGTCAAAAATCAAGCTAGTTTTGGTCGTTGGCGTCCCGGTAACAAAACATATGACAGTACAGAAGATGGCATTACAAATTGGTTGCACACTGCTACTACAGTAGGAGTTCGGATCGACAGAGATGGGCAGTGGCAATTCTTCACGCCTTATGGTTTGGATGACCTGTTTAATGGTACTATCCAACCAACAATAGCACATCTTCATAACCCAGATGCAGAGCGTAAAGCATCTGAGTTCTTGCAGAAATGCCCTTGCTTATTACGCTACAACGCAATTAGATAA